The nucleotide sequence TGTAGTATGAATTCTTGTTGCTTAGGTGACAGTTTTAAAAATACCGGCAACGGATAATTCCCCTGAACCACCGTTTGGCAATTTTCACAACTTAATTGCGATACACTCAGCAATGTTTCACAACTTGGGCATTGGGTGGGTA is from Paenimyroides aestuarii and encodes:
- a CDS encoding DUF2089 domain-containing protein, with the protein product MKAKLPTQCPSCETLLSVSQLSCENCQTVVQGNYPLPVFLKLSPKQQEFILQFFLTSGSLKEMAAQLGVSYPTVRNQLDDMIQHIKDLNM